The DNA window ACGCGTGCGGAAATTGCCCGGGGCGGGGCTCGACAATCGTCGGAAATGCCCCGCCCCGGGCAGCCGGACCTGCCACTTCGCCTCCTCGGGCGCGGGAAAGGAATGGGTGGTGCCGGCCTTTCTCCGACATTCCGGCGCGACGAACCGATTCGTCGATCGGGCGTGCCGTGACCGGTCGGAGAACTGGCGTAGACTGTCGCCACCCCGGCCGGTCCGGTCGACGTCGACATGGTTCGGCCACGCGGGCGTGTGCGAAAGTGAGGTGGCCGTGCGCGGTCCTGCGATGACGGACGTGGCCCGCCTCGCCGGTGTCTCCCACCAGACGGTCTCCCGGGTCCTCAACGGGCATCCCAACGTGCGCGAGCAGACCCGGCTGCGGGTCCAGGCGGCCATCACCGAACTCGGCTACCGGCCCAACCGCGCGGCCCGCGCGTTGGTCACCGGCCGGTCCCAGGTGATCGGCGTGGTCGCGCAGAACACCACCCTCTACGGCCCGGCGTCCCTGCTGGCCGCGCTGGAGCAGACCGCGGCCGAGGCCGGCTTCGCGGTCAGCGTCGGCAGCGTCAGCGACCTCGACCACCGGTCCATCTCGGCGGCGGTGGAGCGTCACCTGGCGCACCGGGTGGCCGGCATCGTGGTGATCGCGCCGGTCGAGTCGGCCGGCGCGGCGCTCGAACGGCTACCCCACGACGTGCCGCTGGTGACCGTCGACGGCGACCCGCGCCGGCCGATCCCGCTGGTGACCGTCGACCAGGTCGCCGGTGCCCGGGCCGCCACCCAGCACCTGCTCGACGCCGGGCACCGCACGGTCTGGCACGTGTCCGGCCCGTCCGACTGGTTCGACAGCGCCGGCCGCATCGAGGGTTGGCGGGAGGCGCTGCGGCTCGCCGGCACCGAGATCCCGCCGCTGGTCCCGGCGGACTGGTCCGCCGCGGCGGGTTACCGGTGCGGCCAGATGCTGGCCCGGATGCCCGAGGTGACCGCCGTCTTCACCGCCAACGACCACCTGGCGCTGGGCGTGCTGCGCGCGCTGCACGAGCACGGCCGGCGGGTGCCGGACGACATCAGCGTGGTCGGATTCGACGACGTGCCCGAGGCGGCCTACTTCATCCCGCCGCTGACCACGGTCCGGCCCGACTTCGCGGCGGTGGCCCGGGCGAGCCTCGGCATGCTGCTGGCGCAGATCGAGTCCGCCGACGTCGGGCCGCTGCGGCAGACCATCGCGCCGACGCTGGTGCCCCGGCGCAGCGTCGGCCCGCCCCCGCAGCGCTGACCCACCCCCGGCGGCCGCTGTGATGCACGGAGCGTGATGTCGCCGGGCCAGCTATCGCTTTTTGGCGGCATACCTCTCGGTCATAAGTATGACGGAGAGTCATCAGGCTGAAAAGCAAACCTTGCTCCGCCACACCCGTCCGCACATCGAGGTCTCTGGGTGGAACCGCCGTCGCCGGGTCGCCCGGCCCGACGACGGCGGCGTCACCAGGGGTACGCGGGCCGGCGGCGACCGCCGGACCCACGTACCCGAGACCTCAGACGAAGCGCCAGCGCTGGTGCGCGGCGCCGGAGTCGTCGCCGAGCACGGCCTGCGCGCCCTGGCTGCCGGAACTTCCGTTGACGCCCAGCACCCGGCCGCCGTTGGCGCACTGGATGCGGAAGTACCCGTTCCCGCCGTGGCGCAGCCGCCACCGGTGGTCGGCGGTGCCGTTGTCGGCCCACTGCACGATCCGGGCGCCAGCGGCGGTGGAGCCGCCCTCCACGCCGAGCACCTTGCCGCTGTGCGAGGCCCGCAGCCGCAGGTAGCCGCCGGTGTCCACGAGCGCGGTCCAGAGGTGGTCGGCGGTGCCGGTGTCGCCCCACTGGATGACGAGCCCACCGTCGGAGGTGGACATGTTCTGCACGCCGAGCACCAGCCCGCTGCCGAGGTTCTGCAACCGCCGGGCCCCGTTGGGCAGGAACCGCCACTGGTTGTCGAGGCTGCCGTTGTCCGGGTCCTGCACCGCCTGCGTGCCCTGTGCGGTCGAGCCGCCGGAGATGCCGAGCAGCTTGCCGGTGTGCGAGTTGCGCAGCTTGTGCGTGCCGTCGCCGACGTCGACCACGGTCCAGAGGTGGTCGGCGGTGCCGTTGTCGGCCCATTGGAGGATCCGGGCGTTGTCGGCGGTGGACATGTTCTCCACGCCCAGCACCTTGCCGCTGTTGACGTTGCGCAGCTTCAGTGCCGACCCGTCGACCACGAGCTGCCAGTCGTGGTCGGCGGTGCCGGTGTCGCCCCACTGGAGGGCGAGCCCGCCGTCGGTGGTGGACATGTTCTGGATCCCGAGCACCAGGCCGCTGGCCGCGTTCGCCAGCCGGAAGCTCGCCTCGCCGCCACCGCCACCGCCCGTGCCGGCACGCCAGTAGACGGTGTAGTTGAACCCGTGCGCGTCGTAGAAGGGGCCGAGGTTCACGGTCGCGCCGTCGGCCCGGGCGGTGAACGCCAGCGAGCCGCTGCCGAGCCGCGTCACCGATCCGGTCTCCAGCGTCGGCAGCCCGCTCAACGTGGTGTTGCCGTAGTTGCCGGCGAGCACCACCGGCCCGTACATCATCGCCTGGACCGCCGCGTCGTCGTTGGCGGCGACGGTGGTCACCCGCATCGGCAACCGCACCGTGACCACGTCACCGGCCGCCCAGTCTCGGGTCAGCACCGCGTAGCTGCCGGGTGTGGTGGCGATGCCCTGCGCGGCGCCGTTGACGGTGACCGTCGCCCCGGTGGTCCACGCCGGGATCCGGATCCGCATGGTCCACGATCCGCCCGCCGAGCCGGTGACGGTGAGCGTGGTGGTGTCCGAGACCGGGTACGAGGTGCTCTGGGTGACCGTGATGCCGCGCTGGCTCCAGGTGAGCACCGAGGGCACGAACAGGTTCACCGTCAGCGTGGTGCCGTTGTGGAAGTAGATCGAGTCCGCGAGCGTGGTGTTGGTTTCCAGGCCGGTGCCCTGGCAGCACCAGAACGAGTTGTAGTCGGTGCTCCAGGTGCCGCCGCCCCACGCCGGGCCGACGCCGCGTCGCCCGCCCGGGTTGAGTGGGGTGAAGTAGGTGACGTGGCCGTGGGGGTCGGCCGGGTTCTGCTGGCCGATCATGTGGTTGAGCAGCGCCCGCTCGTAGAAGTCGGCATAGGCGACCCGGTCCGGGTCGAGCTGCCACAACTCCCGGGTCAGCTTGAGCATGTTGTAGGTGTTGCACGCCTCGCAGGTGTCGTTGCGCAGGTATCCGGCGATGGCGTTGGGCGCGCGGAAGTGCTCGGCCTGGCTGTTGCCGCCGATGGCGTAGGTGTGCGCGCCGACCGTGATGGACCAGGCGTTGGCGGCGATGTCGCGGTAGCGGGTGGTGCCGGTGGCCTTGTACTCCCGGGCCGCGCCGATCCACTTGGGTACCTGCGTGTTGGCGTGCAGCCCGTTGAGCTGGTCGGAGTTGGACGCGAGCGGGTTGAACACGGCCGCGTGGTCGAAACGCTGGGCGGTGGTCAGCCAGCGGGCGTCGCCGGTCTGCTGGTAGATGTCGGTCAGCACCGCGTTCATGCCGCCGAACTCGGTGCCCAGCATGGCCTGCATCTGCGCCGAGCTGAGCCGGCCGGTGCGCCAGTCGACCCAGCCGGCGAGCGCCAGCAGCACGTCGCGGGCCTGCGTGCTGCCGATCAGGCGCCACACGTCGAGCAGGCCGGCGAGCGTCTTGTGGACGCAGTAGTAGGGCACGTTGCCGTTGCTCAGCGTCCGAGCCTCGAGCGCACTGAAGTCGGATTCCGGGAATCCGGACAGGTAGCCGGTGCTGAAGCCGGCCGCGCCGTTGTTGGCCTGGCACTTCGCCAGCTCGGCGACCATGGTGAGCGCCCTGTCCCGGCAGGTGGTGTCGCCGGCCACCGCCCACGCCTGCGCCCAGGCGGTCAGGACGTGGCCCTGCATGTGGGTGCGGAACGGGAAGGTCGGCGCGTCCCAGCCGCCGTTGGCGGCGGCCCCGGCGGTGGAGAGCCGGTGGTTGGCGCGGAAGTTGCACAAAAGCCGGTTGACGTCGAGGAAGCGCAGGTAGGAGAGCGTGCGGTTCTGGTTGTCCAGCCAGCGGCCGGCGGTCAGCCGCGCCTGGCCGGGGTCGAACGCGTAGGCGGAGACGCCGACGTCCGGGCGGGCCGGGGCCAGCGCCGCGCCGGCCGCGCCGCTGCTGGCGAGGGAACCGACGGCGGCGCCGGCCGCGGTCGCGACGGCGGTCGCGCCGGTGGCGCGCAGGAGCGCCCGGCGGTTCATCAGGGGAGCGGGCATGAGGGGCCTTTCGTGGTGGGGTGCGGGTGGCGCGCGGGGCCGGGCGGATCGTGGTCCGCCCGGCCCGGCCGGTCAGTTGCGCAGGGTCCACTGCTGGTTGGCGCCGCCGTTGCAGGTCCAGAGGATGAGTTTGGTGCCGTTGGCGGTGCCGGCGGCGTTGGCGTCGAGGCAGAGCCCGGACTGCTGGCCGGTGATGGTGCCGTTGGCGTTGACGGTCCACTGCTGGTTGCTCTGGCCGTTGCAGTCCCAGATGATCACCGTGGTGCCGGGGCTGGTGCCCTGGCCGTTGGCGTCCAGGCACTTGGTGCCGTAGATCTGGAGCTGCCGGGCCGCGGTGTACGTCCAGCGCTGCATGGTCCCGCCCCAGCAGTCCCAGAGCTGCGTCTGGGTGCCGTTGGTGGTGGCGCCGTTCGGCACGTCGACGCAACGACCGGACTGGCCGCCGACGATCTCGACGTTCTGCCGGCCGCCGCCGGTGCTGGCCGCGTAGCCGGCGGCGGTGATGTTGGCCTGGACCGTGTTCTCGGTGGCGTCGGTCGGGTATCCGGAGGTCATGACGCCCTCGTAGAAGGTCCCGGCGGAGCCGTGGCTGTTGTCACCGCCGATGCCGAGGATGATCGCGCCTTCCTTCTTCATCGGGTGGTAGCCCGGCGCGTTCGGGCGCGGCCCGTTGTAGTAGGTGGAGAGGCCGCCGGACTGGGCGTTGCCGGCGCGGATCGACCAGTGGTTCGGCTCGCCCTTGACGATCGCGGTCAGGAACCGGTGGCTCACCGACGGGTCGTTGGCGTTGTAGCCGGGGTTGACGCCGGAGAAGAGGCCGTTCTCGAGGTCGGCCATCACCCAGGGGCCGTTGCCGGTGCCGTAGCCCCAGACCTTGATGTTGCCGAAGTAGATGGCTTCCATGGTGCCGTTGCCGTTGTCCCGGCTGTTGGTCTCGGCGTTGCCGTAGTCGAAGCAGCAGCCGCCGTTGTAGTGGGTGCCGTCGAAGATGGCGTACATGCCCTCGGGTTGGTCGCCCTTGGCGATGCCGTTGGTGCTGTTGTTCCGGTAGCCGGTGCCGGGAGCGACGAACACCCCGTACGCCTTGCGGCCGGCCAGCGTGACCGGGGCGAGCGTGGCGTCGGCGAGGTTGTCGTAGCCGCCGGCGGCCGGGCCGGAGAAGCCGCCGG is part of the Micromonospora sp. WMMD980 genome and encodes:
- a CDS encoding LacI family DNA-binding transcriptional regulator, coding for MTDVARLAGVSHQTVSRVLNGHPNVREQTRLRVQAAITELGYRPNRAARALVTGRSQVIGVVAQNTTLYGPASLLAALEQTAAEAGFAVSVGSVSDLDHRSISAAVERHLAHRVAGIVVIAPVESAGAALERLPHDVPLVTVDGDPRRPIPLVTVDQVAGARAATQHLLDAGHRTVWHVSGPSDWFDSAGRIEGWREALRLAGTEIPPLVPADWSAAAGYRCGQMLARMPEVTAVFTANDHLALGVLRALHEHGRRVPDDISVVGFDDVPEAAYFIPPLTTVRPDFAAVARASLGMLLAQIESADVGPLRQTIAPTLVPRRSVGPPPQR
- a CDS encoding arabinofuranosidase catalytic domain-containing protein is translated as MDPTTTRRRLATALAPLALLVAATATVVGSAAPAARAAGTGPCDIYAAGGTPCVAAHSTTRALYGAYAGPLYQVRRASDNATRDVAPLAAGDVANAATQDTFCAGTSCLISVIYDQSGRGNHLTQAPPGGFSGPAAGGYDNLADATLAPVTLAGRKAYGVFVAPGTGYRNNSTNGIAKGDQPEGMYAIFDGTHYNGGCCFDYGNAETNSRDNGNGTMEAIYFGNIKVWGYGTGNGPWVMADLENGLFSGVNPGYNANDPSVSHRFLTAIVKGEPNHWSIRAGNAQSGGLSTYYNGPRPNAPGYHPMKKEGAIILGIGGDNSHGSAGTFYEGVMTSGYPTDATENTVQANITAAGYAASTGGGRQNVEIVGGQSGRCVDVPNGATTNGTQTQLWDCWGGTMQRWTYTAARQLQIYGTKCLDANGQGTSPGTTVIIWDCNGQSNQQWTVNANGTITGQQSGLCLDANAAGTANGTKLILWTCNGGANQQWTLRN
- a CDS encoding beta-L-arabinofuranosidase domain-containing protein; protein product: MPAPLMNRRALLRATGATAVATAAGAAVGSLASSGAAGAALAPARPDVGVSAYAFDPGQARLTAGRWLDNQNRTLSYLRFLDVNRLLCNFRANHRLSTAGAAANGGWDAPTFPFRTHMQGHVLTAWAQAWAVAGDTTCRDRALTMVAELAKCQANNGAAGFSTGYLSGFPESDFSALEARTLSNGNVPYYCVHKTLAGLLDVWRLIGSTQARDVLLALAGWVDWRTGRLSSAQMQAMLGTEFGGMNAVLTDIYQQTGDARWLTTAQRFDHAAVFNPLASNSDQLNGLHANTQVPKWIGAAREYKATGTTRYRDIAANAWSITVGAHTYAIGGNSQAEHFRAPNAIAGYLRNDTCEACNTYNMLKLTRELWQLDPDRVAYADFYERALLNHMIGQQNPADPHGHVTYFTPLNPGGRRGVGPAWGGGTWSTDYNSFWCCQGTGLETNTTLADSIYFHNGTTLTVNLFVPSVLTWSQRGITVTQSTSYPVSDTTTLTVTGSAGGSWTMRIRIPAWTTGATVTVNGAAQGIATTPGSYAVLTRDWAAGDVVTVRLPMRVTTVAANDDAAVQAMMYGPVVLAGNYGNTTLSGLPTLETGSVTRLGSGSLAFTARADGATVNLGPFYDAHGFNYTVYWRAGTGGGGGGEASFRLANAASGLVLGIQNMSTTDGGLALQWGDTGTADHDWQLVVDGSALKLRNVNSGKVLGVENMSTADNARILQWADNGTADHLWTVVDVGDGTHKLRNSHTGKLLGISGGSTAQGTQAVQDPDNGSLDNQWRFLPNGARRLQNLGSGLVLGVQNMSTSDGGLVIQWGDTGTADHLWTALVDTGGYLRLRASHSGKVLGVEGGSTAAGARIVQWADNGTADHRWRLRHGGNGYFRIQCANGGRVLGVNGSSGSQGAQAVLGDDSGAAHQRWRFV